A genome region from Deltaproteobacteria bacterium includes the following:
- a CDS encoding c-type cytochrome, producing the protein MLFIALALLLAVVLGVLIAGAAVLFRGGISAKVEPTHLESVIARRLLPLGIPDASRRLRNPEPSSKEVLAAGRAHFADHCAICHGNDGDGQTGMGRNLYPRVPDLRLPPTQQLTDGELFYIIENGIRLTGMPGWGDGSEESGRASWHLVAFIRHLPHLTPAEKLEMDRLRPRSPDEWREMQEDEAFLKGSAPSRDQRREHR; encoded by the coding sequence ATGCTTTTCATCGCGCTGGCTCTCTTGCTCGCAGTCGTTCTCGGCGTGCTGATTGCAGGCGCCGCGGTGCTCTTTCGCGGTGGCATCAGCGCAAAGGTCGAACCGACGCACCTGGAGTCGGTCATCGCTCGACGGCTGCTGCCCCTCGGCATCCCCGATGCGTCCCGGCGACTCCGCAATCCGGAGCCGTCGTCGAAGGAAGTGCTCGCAGCCGGCCGCGCCCACTTTGCCGATCATTGCGCGATCTGCCACGGCAACGACGGCGATGGTCAGACCGGGATGGGTCGCAACCTGTATCCGCGCGTACCCGACCTGCGGCTGCCGCCCACCCAGCAACTCACCGACGGCGAGCTCTTCTACATCATCGAGAACGGCATCCGCCTCACCGGCATGCCCGGCTGGGGCGATGGCAGCGAGGAGAGCGGTCGCGCGAGCTGGCACCTTGTCGCGTTCATCCGTCACCTCCCGCACCTCACACCGGCCGAGAAACTCGAAATGGACCGTCTAAGGCCGAGGAGTCCAGACGAGTGGCGCGAGATGCAGGAGGACGAGGCATTTCTCAAGGGCAGCGCACCTTCCCGGGACCAGCGACGTGAACATCGCTGA
- a CDS encoding TlpA family protein disulfide reductase — translation MALLVAALLAASPPLELTDANGTTHRLSDYRGKVILLNFWATWCEPCRDELPSIERLRVALARRPFVVLAVQMGGSVRTAKDAAEDLGLRFPLLLDRDSRATAAWGIKTVPTSFLIGPDGAVAFSHVGELDWSSIEERRRVERLLPH, via the coding sequence ATGGCGCTGCTCGTCGCCGCGCTGCTCGCGGCGTCGCCGCCGCTGGAGCTCACCGATGCGAACGGTACGACGCACCGGCTCTCCGATTATCGGGGGAAGGTGATCTTGCTCAATTTCTGGGCGACCTGGTGCGAGCCTTGCCGCGACGAGTTGCCCAGCATCGAGCGGCTCCGTGTCGCGCTCGCGCGCAGGCCATTCGTCGTCCTGGCGGTGCAGATGGGCGGCAGCGTACGCACCGCAAAGGATGCCGCGGAGGACCTCGGCCTGCGCTTTCCGTTGCTGCTCGACCGCGATTCCCGCGCGACCGCCGCGTGGGGAATCAAGACAGTGCCGACGAGCTTCCTCATCGGCCCGGACGGCGCCGTAGCCTTCAGTCACGTTGGCGAGCTCGACTGGTCGAGCATCGAGGAACGCCGCCGCGTCGAGCGGCTGCTGCCTCATTGA
- a CDS encoding transglutaminase domain-containing protein, which yields MKRRELLGAAVLAALPWRRLRAESGWRTFEVTTRAEISRPQGVSRAWLPMPLTGDTDWQRAADSTWTGNANRMQPMRVGKYGVPLLYTEWSPGQEAPFVELTSRFATRDRAVDVSRSRTAKLNSAEVALYTAPTEMIPCDGLMRETALVKVAKGARTDLEKGRAIYEWVVKNTLRDPKTRGCGTGNIKAMLESGNLGGKCADLNGLFVGFARSLGVPARDVYGIRVASSALGYKSLGPSTPVISKAQHCRAEFFAEGVGWVPVDPADVRKVILEEPPGQLTLEDQKVQAARTRLFGSWEMNWLAYNTGHDIELPNSKGPRLPFLMYPNGETGGERLDQLEPDRFKYTITARAV from the coding sequence ATGAAGCGACGTGAACTGCTCGGTGCCGCGGTCCTTGCGGCCCTTCCCTGGCGTCGCCTGCGTGCGGAGTCGGGCTGGCGCACCTTCGAAGTCACGACCCGCGCGGAGATCTCCAGACCACAGGGCGTCTCACGTGCCTGGCTGCCCATGCCGCTCACTGGCGATACCGACTGGCAGCGGGCCGCGGACAGCACCTGGACGGGCAACGCAAATCGGATGCAGCCGATGCGCGTCGGCAAGTACGGCGTGCCGTTGCTGTACACCGAGTGGTCCCCCGGACAGGAGGCGCCGTTCGTCGAGCTGACGAGCCGCTTCGCGACCCGCGATCGCGCGGTCGACGTGTCGAGATCACGCACGGCCAAGCTCAACAGCGCCGAGGTCGCCCTCTATACCGCTCCGACCGAGATGATCCCGTGTGATGGCCTGATGCGCGAGACGGCGCTCGTGAAAGTCGCAAAGGGCGCTCGCACCGACCTGGAGAAGGGACGCGCGATCTACGAATGGGTCGTGAAGAACACGCTGCGCGATCCGAAAACGCGCGGATGCGGTACGGGCAACATCAAGGCGATGCTCGAGAGTGGCAACCTGGGCGGGAAGTGCGCCGATCTCAACGGCCTGTTCGTCGGCTTCGCCAGATCGCTGGGCGTTCCGGCACGCGACGTCTACGGCATCCGCGTCGCGAGCTCTGCATTGGGCTACAAGAGCCTCGGCCCATCGACGCCGGTCATCAGCAAGGCCCAGCACTGCCGCGCCGAGTTCTTCGCCGAAGGCGTCGGCTGGGTCCCGGTCGATCCGGCGGACGTGCGCAAGGTGATCCTCGAGGAGCCGCCCGGACAGCTCACGCTCGAGGACCAAAAGGTTCAGGCTGCGCGCACACGCCTCTTCGGATCCTGGGAGATGAACTGGCTCGCCTACAACACCGGTCACGACATCGAGCTGCCCAACTCCAAAGGCCCGCGGCTGCCATTCCTCATGTATCCCAACGGGGAGACCGGCGGGGAGCGGCTCGATCAGCTCGAACCCGATCGATTCAAGTACACCATCACGGCCCGCGCGGTTTGA
- a CDS encoding S9 family peptidase codes for MHVRTILIVFAALAASCKHVESSASPLVPQSDPTGLAVFTRPAMVTAAKLSPKGTFVAALSEEGGKRTLSFIRLATRQITFLFRPEGESTIGDFYWANDERVVIEMVDYESYLAAPVSRGEIYAVDATGTSGRVIFGYRAGEQQVGSHIRKAATERAWGFVIGPLRKDPRKILIQQTYMDDVGDRVPEVHKLDVYTGLKTFVARSPLRNAEFLTDENGELRIAAAIDENANARYFYFEGSAGWRELRSISGLSSQSTPIGFVASERALYVSEPAAEGFALYLVSIDTGERKLVSKSETSPISDAVQDNSNGRIVAVEYEPDLPTYEYLDPPHPLSRILQGLLVTNPNEHVRIVSTTDDDRKALVRVYSDRDPGRYLLADVATMTAETIADVRPWVKPDSMAEMSAFHIPASDGFRIHGYITMPPNAQPGTPPPLVVLPHGGPHSVRNQWRFDPEAQLLAHEGFAVLQVNYRGSGGYGLAYEEAGYRKWGDRVVQDIIDATRFAVRKGFGDPKRICIYGASFGGYAAIQSSVLAPDLFRCAAGYSGIYDLNLLTRIGDISLRRLGRGYVRTVVGEDSEALAKASPVKHADLIAARVFLIHGSKDERAPIRHAESLRDALTARGNAPEWLVESKEGHGFFDDGARERMYGRLLKFLQENTRPGTSASSPR; via the coding sequence ATGCATGTCCGCACCATCCTGATCGTGTTCGCCGCGCTGGCTGCATCGTGCAAGCACGTCGAATCGAGCGCGTCCCCCCTCGTTCCCCAGTCCGACCCCACCGGGCTCGCCGTGTTCACGCGGCCCGCGATGGTGACCGCGGCCAAGCTGTCTCCGAAGGGTACGTTCGTCGCTGCATTGTCGGAGGAAGGCGGCAAGCGCACCCTCTCATTCATCCGGTTGGCCACGCGTCAGATCACTTTCTTGTTCAGGCCCGAGGGCGAGTCCACCATCGGCGACTTCTATTGGGCGAACGACGAACGGGTCGTGATCGAGATGGTGGATTACGAAAGCTATCTCGCCGCCCCTGTGTCGCGCGGTGAGATCTACGCGGTGGACGCGACAGGGACGAGCGGGCGCGTGATCTTCGGCTATCGCGCAGGCGAGCAGCAGGTGGGTTCGCACATTCGCAAGGCAGCGACCGAGAGGGCCTGGGGATTCGTGATCGGCCCACTGCGGAAGGATCCCCGCAAGATCCTCATCCAGCAGACCTACATGGACGACGTCGGCGACCGCGTGCCCGAGGTCCACAAGCTCGACGTGTACACGGGCCTGAAGACGTTCGTCGCGCGCAGCCCGCTGCGCAACGCAGAATTCCTCACCGACGAGAACGGCGAACTGCGCATCGCCGCCGCAATCGACGAGAACGCGAACGCGAGGTATTTCTACTTCGAAGGCAGCGCGGGCTGGCGCGAGCTCCGGTCGATCAGCGGTCTCTCCAGCCAGAGCACTCCCATCGGATTCGTCGCGAGCGAGCGCGCGCTGTATGTGAGCGAGCCGGCCGCCGAAGGATTCGCTCTTTATCTGGTCTCGATCGACACCGGCGAACGCAAGCTCGTGAGCAAGAGCGAGACGTCCCCCATCTCCGATGCGGTCCAGGACAACTCGAACGGGCGCATCGTCGCCGTGGAATACGAGCCGGATCTACCGACGTACGAGTATCTCGACCCCCCTCATCCTCTCAGCCGCATCCTGCAAGGACTGCTGGTGACGAACCCGAACGAGCACGTCCGGATCGTCAGCACCACTGACGACGACCGCAAGGCATTGGTCCGCGTATACAGCGACCGGGACCCGGGACGCTATCTCCTGGCCGACGTGGCAACGATGACCGCGGAGACGATTGCGGACGTCCGGCCCTGGGTGAAGCCCGATTCGATGGCCGAGATGTCGGCGTTCCACATTCCCGCAAGCGACGGGTTTCGCATCCACGGATACATCACCATGCCCCCCAATGCGCAGCCCGGCACGCCGCCGCCGCTGGTAGTGCTGCCGCACGGGGGGCCGCACTCCGTCCGGAATCAGTGGCGATTCGATCCCGAGGCGCAGCTCCTGGCGCACGAGGGCTTTGCCGTCCTTCAGGTGAACTACCGCGGATCGGGAGGGTACGGCCTCGCCTACGAGGAGGCCGGGTATCGCAAATGGGGCGATCGCGTCGTCCAGGACATCATCGATGCGACTCGATTCGCCGTTCGCAAGGGGTTCGGAGACCCGAAGCGCATCTGCATCTACGGCGCGAGCTTCGGTGGCTACGCGGCGATCCAGAGCTCCGTCCTCGCTCCAGATCTCTTTCGCTGCGCCGCGGGCTATTCAGGGATCTATGACCTCAACCTGCTGACCAGGATCGGCGACATCAGCCTCCGACGGCTCGGTCGCGGCTACGTGCGCACCGTCGTCGGCGAAGACAGCGAGGCGCTGGCGAAGGCCTCGCCCGTGAAGCACGCGGACCTGATCGCCGCCCGCGTCTTCCTCATCCACGGGAGCAAGGACGAGCGTGCCCCCATCCGTCATGCCGAATCGTTGCGCGACGCACTGACGGCGCGCGGAAACGCGCCGGAGTGGCTGGTCGAGTCGAAGGAAGGCCACGGCTTCTTCGACGACGGCGCGCGAGAGCGGATGTACGGCCGCCTCCTCAAGTTCCTCCAGGAGAACACGCGCCCAGGCACGTCGGCGTCGTCGCCGCGCTGA
- a CDS encoding nuclear transport factor 2 family protein, with translation MRRVLAAVALSFAATAATPHDEIASLLNEFLTRVDDIAMHERFWADDLVYVSAKGEVRSKANILESMRAGDTPGVRDRKPGEPKTTYSAQEVKVRPLCAGVAMLNIRLVQHVGDKTNYFRNSGAFVKRDGRWQVVSWQATREEPPSSH, from the coding sequence ATGCGGAGGGTCCTGGCTGCCGTCGCTCTCTCGTTCGCGGCGACGGCTGCCACACCGCACGACGAGATCGCGTCGCTGTTGAACGAGTTTCTCACCAGAGTCGACGACATTGCGATGCACGAGCGTTTCTGGGCCGACGATCTCGTCTACGTCAGCGCCAAGGGCGAGGTACGCAGCAAGGCCAACATCCTCGAGTCGATGCGCGCTGGCGACACGCCCGGCGTTCGCGACAGGAAGCCCGGAGAGCCGAAGACGACGTACTCCGCACAAGAGGTGAAGGTCCGTCCGCTCTGTGCCGGCGTTGCCATGCTCAACATCCGCCTCGTCCAGCACGTCGGCGACAAGACGAACTACTTTCGTAACAGCGGCGCGTTCGTGAAGCGCGACGGCCGGTGGCAGGTCGTGAGCTGGCAGGCGACGCGTGAAGAACCGCCCTCGAGCCATTGA
- a CDS encoding response regulator transcription factor, which yields MAGGYSKKETHALETAEGSIKNHVSSILAKFGLRERTRAVLKALESRPL from the coding sequence ATGGCAGGCGGATACAGCAAGAAGGAGACCCACGCGCTCGAAACGGCCGAAGGCTCGATCAAGAATCACGTCTCCAGCATCCTGGCCAAGTTCGGCCTCCGCGAGCGCACCCGCGCGGTCCTCAAGGCACTCGAGTCGCGCCCGCTTTGA
- a CDS encoding S1 family peptidase, which produces MSRGASSSIEAEKIRMLATPHLIQIDTGFTGDFPLLLSNNASTGGTCFVDSGGPNYLGSSNVIAVTSFGLNGSRGGTGGVFRLDRQNVLDFVSQYLK; this is translated from the coding sequence GTGAGCCGGGGCGCGTCGTCGTCGATCGAGGCGGAAAAGATCCGGATGCTGGCCACGCCGCATCTGATCCAGATTGACACCGGATTCACCGGAGACTTCCCGCTGCTGCTCTCGAACAACGCGTCGACCGGCGGTACCTGCTTCGTTGACTCCGGCGGTCCGAATTACCTCGGGAGCAGCAACGTCATCGCTGTCACCTCGTTCGGGCTCAACGGGTCGCGCGGCGGCACCGGGGGAGTGTTCCGCCTCGACCGGCAGAACGTCCTCGATTTCGTGTCGCAGTATCTGAAATAA
- a CDS encoding cytochrome c — MRTSTIASSPSRWAGGRKARSRTRPSSVPRSRKRSRWPTYVRHGCWQCHGFDGQGSIAGSKIAPNPLPFEAFSDFVRTTGGAMPPYQKAILSDEDLADIYAYLQSVPKARDPKTIPLLNP; from the coding sequence ATCCGGACATCGACTATCGCAAGCTCGCCGAGTCGATGGGCTGGTGGGCGAAAGGCCCGATCAAGAACCCGTCCGAGCTCGGTCCCGCGCTCAAGGAAGCGGTCGCGATGGCCCACGTACGTGAGGCACGGCTGCTGGCAGTGCCATGGCTTCGACGGCCAGGGCAGCATCGCAGGTTCGAAGATTGCGCCGAATCCGCTGCCCTTCGAGGCGTTCTCCGACTTCGTGCGCACCACCGGCGGCGCGATGCCGCCCTATCAAAAGGCGATCCTGTCGGACGAAGACCTCGCCGACATCTACGCCTATCTGCAGTCGGTGCCGAAGGCGCGGGACCCGAAGACGATCCCACTGCTCAATCCGTAG